A stretch of DNA from Thermococcus sp. Bubb.Bath:
AGCGCCTAGCCTTCTCTTCGGCCTCCTCTTTATTGCCTGCCTCTATTATCCTCCTCACGTACCACTTCATTTCTCCATAGCGGAGCTTGAACTCTGCCATGAACATGGTAATCACCATAGAGGTTTCTCGAACGTCCTTAAAATCGTTCTGCCGGTATGTTAAACAGATTTATTTAACAAGACAAATGTTATTAAGCTTCCTTTCTAATTTCCCCCGGTGATATCATGGGGGTTAAAGACCATAAGGAGAAGGCTCCGAGGAGGTTTAAGTTCGCCGTTGTAACTGTCAGCGACACCGCGAGCAGGGGGGAGAAAGAGGATAAGAGTGGGAAGTTCCTGGTGGAAGAGCTGGAAAAGGCCGGGCACGAGAAGGTTCTCTACAAGATCGTACCCGATGAGAAGATGGAGATAATCGGGGCGGTTGTCGATGCCTTTCGCGCCGGAGCGGATGTTCTGGTGACCTCTGGAGGTACTGGGATAACGAGCAGGGACGTGACGATAGAGAGCATCAGACCCCTTCTTGACAAAGAACTCTCCTTTGGGGAGATCTTCAGACTCGTCAGCTACGAGGAGATAGGAACCGCGGCTATGATAACGAGGGCAACGGGAGGCATAATACGGAGCTCCGGAAGGGCCATGGCAGTGTTCTGCCTACCAGGGAGCCTGGGGGCGACCAAGACGGGAATAAAGCTCATACTGGCCGAGGCAGGACACGTTCTAAAGCACGGGCGTGAATAGTTTTAAGGACAAGAGTGCAAGGACATGGTGGGTGAGAATATGGAAAAAGTGGATAGGATAAGCAATGTCCCCACAAAAAATGATAATAAACTCGCGTTAAACAAGGACAAGAAACAGAAAATAAAACGGTTCAGAGGGATACTTGGAAAGAGCAGCGAGGAGACAGTACTGTGGGCCATCAAGGAGGCTGAAGAGCTTTGAGCGATCTCCTGCTCATCGACACCAGCGTCATAGTGGAGTACCTCGTGGATGGTGAAAAAGCCGGAGTAGCTGAGGAAATACTGCTGGGTTCCTGGGTATTTTTGACGTCCCCCACAGTTTATAGAGAAGCCCTCGGTGCACTGGCCCTCATAGTCGGCAGGGAAAAGATGGGAATA
This window harbors:
- a CDS encoding molybdenum cofactor biosynthesis protein B, whose protein sequence is MGVKDHKEKAPRRFKFAVVTVSDTASRGEKEDKSGKFLVEELEKAGHEKVLYKIVPDEKMEIIGAVVDAFRAGADVLVTSGGTGITSRDVTIESIRPLLDKELSFGEIFRLVSYEEIGTAAMITRATGGIIRSSGRAMAVFCLPGSLGATKTGIKLILAEAGHVLKHGRE